Proteins encoded in a region of the Eschrichtius robustus isolate mEscRob2 chromosome 14, mEscRob2.pri, whole genome shotgun sequence genome:
- the GTF2H3 gene encoding general transcription factor IIH subunit 3 isoform X1, whose amino-acid sequence MVSDEDELNLLVIIVDTNPIWWGKQALKESQFTLSKCIDAVMVLGNSHLFMNRSNKLAVIASHIQESRFLYPGKNGRLGDFFGDRGNPSSEFTPSGSKDGKYELLTAANEVIVEEIKDLMTKSDIEGQHTETLLAGSLAKALCYIHRMNKDVKDNQEMKSRILVIKAAEDSTLQYMNFMNVIFAAQKQNILIDACVLDSDSGLLQQACDITGGLYLKVPQMPSLLQYLLWVFLPDQDQRSQLTLPPPVHVDYRAACFCHRNLIEIGYVCSVCLSIFCNFSPICTTCETAFKISLPPVLKAKKKKLKMSA is encoded by the exons ATGGTCTCAGACG aAGATGAATTGAATCTTCTGGTTATCATAGTTGATACCAACCCAATTTGGTGGGGAAAGCAAGCATTAAAGGAATCTCAG TTTACTTTATCAAAATGCATAGATGCAGTGATGGTGCTAGGAAATTCTCATTTATTCATGAACCGTTCCAACAAACTTGCTGTGATAGCAAGTCACATTCAAGAAAG tcGATTCTTATATCCTGGAAAGAATGGCAGACTCGGAGACTTCTTTGGAGACCGTGGCAACCCTTCCTCTGAATTTACTCCCTCAGGAAGTAAAGATGGAAAATACGAGCTGTTAACAGCAGCAAATGAAGTTATTGTTGAAGAGATCAAAGATCTAATGACTAAGA GTGACATAGAGGGTCAACATACAGAAACTCTGCTGGCAGGATCCCTCGCCAAAGCTCTTTGCT ACATTCATAGAATGAACAAGGATGTTAAAG ATAATCAGGAAATGAAATCAAGGATATTG GTGATTAAGGCTGCAGAAGACAGCACGTTGCAGTATATGAACTTCATGAATGTCATCTTTGCAGCACAGAAGCAG AATATTTTGATTGATGCCTGTGTGTTAGACTCCGATTCAGGACTCCTCCAacag GCTTGTGACATCACAGGGGGACTGTACTTGAAGGTGCCTCAGATGCCCTCCCTTCTGCAGTATTTACTG tgggTGTTTCTTCCTGATCAAGATCAGAGGTCTCAGTtaaccctcccacccccagttcaTGTCGACTACCGGGCTGCTTGCTTCTGCCATCGAAATCTCATTGAAATCGGCTACGTGTGTTCTGTGTGCTTGTCAA TATTCTGCAACTTCAGCCCTATCTGCACTACATGCGA gACAGCCTTTAAGATTTCTCTCCCTCCTGTACTGAAggccaagaaaaagaaactgaaaatgtcCGCATGA
- the GTF2H3 gene encoding general transcription factor IIH subunit 3 isoform X3, with protein sequence MNKDVKDNQEMKSRILVIKAAEDSTLQYMNFMNVIFAAQKQNILIDACVLDSDSGLLQQACDITGGLYLKVPQMPSLLQYLLWVFLPDQDQRSQLTLPPPVHVDYRAACFCHRNLIEIGYVCSVCLSIFCNFSPICTTCETAFKISLPPVLKAKKKKLKMSA encoded by the exons ATGAACAAGGATGTTAAAG ATAATCAGGAAATGAAATCAAGGATATTG GTGATTAAGGCTGCAGAAGACAGCACGTTGCAGTATATGAACTTCATGAATGTCATCTTTGCAGCACAGAAGCAG AATATTTTGATTGATGCCTGTGTGTTAGACTCCGATTCAGGACTCCTCCAacag GCTTGTGACATCACAGGGGGACTGTACTTGAAGGTGCCTCAGATGCCCTCCCTTCTGCAGTATTTACTG tgggTGTTTCTTCCTGATCAAGATCAGAGGTCTCAGTtaaccctcccacccccagttcaTGTCGACTACCGGGCTGCTTGCTTCTGCCATCGAAATCTCATTGAAATCGGCTACGTGTGTTCTGTGTGCTTGTCAA TATTCTGCAACTTCAGCCCTATCTGCACTACATGCGA gACAGCCTTTAAGATTTCTCTCCCTCCTGTACTGAAggccaagaaaaagaaactgaaaatgtcCGCATGA
- the GTF2H3 gene encoding general transcription factor IIH subunit 3 isoform X2, whose amino-acid sequence MVSDEDELNLLVIIVDTNPIWWGKQALKESQFTLSKCIDAVMVLGNSHLFMNRSNKLAVIASHIQESRFLYPGKNGRLGDFFGDRGNPSSEFTPSGSKDGKYELLTAANEVIVEEIKDLMTKSDIEGQHTETLLAGSLAKALCYIHRMNKDVKDNQEMKSRILVIKAAEDSTLQYMNFMNVIFAAQKQNILIDACVLDSDSGLLQQACDITGGLYLKVPQMPSLLQYLLWVFLPDQDQRSQLTLPPPVHVDYRAACFCHRNLIEIGYVCSVCLSIFCNFSPICTTCDIFFSVLFQDSL is encoded by the exons ATGGTCTCAGACG aAGATGAATTGAATCTTCTGGTTATCATAGTTGATACCAACCCAATTTGGTGGGGAAAGCAAGCATTAAAGGAATCTCAG TTTACTTTATCAAAATGCATAGATGCAGTGATGGTGCTAGGAAATTCTCATTTATTCATGAACCGTTCCAACAAACTTGCTGTGATAGCAAGTCACATTCAAGAAAG tcGATTCTTATATCCTGGAAAGAATGGCAGACTCGGAGACTTCTTTGGAGACCGTGGCAACCCTTCCTCTGAATTTACTCCCTCAGGAAGTAAAGATGGAAAATACGAGCTGTTAACAGCAGCAAATGAAGTTATTGTTGAAGAGATCAAAGATCTAATGACTAAGA GTGACATAGAGGGTCAACATACAGAAACTCTGCTGGCAGGATCCCTCGCCAAAGCTCTTTGCT ACATTCATAGAATGAACAAGGATGTTAAAG ATAATCAGGAAATGAAATCAAGGATATTG GTGATTAAGGCTGCAGAAGACAGCACGTTGCAGTATATGAACTTCATGAATGTCATCTTTGCAGCACAGAAGCAG AATATTTTGATTGATGCCTGTGTGTTAGACTCCGATTCAGGACTCCTCCAacag GCTTGTGACATCACAGGGGGACTGTACTTGAAGGTGCCTCAGATGCCCTCCCTTCTGCAGTATTTACTG tgggTGTTTCTTCCTGATCAAGATCAGAGGTCTCAGTtaaccctcccacccccagttcaTGTCGACTACCGGGCTGCTTGCTTCTGCCATCGAAATCTCATTGAAATCGGCTACGTGTGTTCTGTGTGCTTGTCAA TATTCTGCAACTTCAGCCCTATCTGCACTACATGCGA tattttcttctctgtattatttcaggACAGCCTTTAA